In one window of Azoarcus olearius DNA:
- a CDS encoding DUF2069 domain-containing protein codes for MSTRAWSIVASAALLALIVLCVLWEGWLAPLRPGGSWMVLKALPLLPAVFGILRGRRYTYQWMSMLSLLYLTEGVLRAHDPGLIGWLARAEFVLALLLFFSTMLYARASAPSRQPR; via the coding sequence ATGAGTACGCGCGCGTGGTCCATCGTTGCCAGCGCGGCGCTGCTCGCGCTGATCGTGCTGTGCGTGCTCTGGGAAGGCTGGCTGGCGCCGCTGCGCCCGGGCGGTTCGTGGATGGTGCTGAAGGCGCTGCCCTTGCTGCCGGCCGTGTTCGGCATCTTGCGCGGGCGTCGCTACACCTACCAGTGGATGTCGATGCTCAGCCTGCTCTACCTGACGGAGGGGGTACTGCGGGCCCACGACCCGGGTCTCATCGGCTGGCTCGCGCGCGCGGAGTTCGTCCTCGCACTGCTGCTGTTCTTCTCGACCATGCTGTACGCGCGCGCCAGCGCGCCGTCGCGGCAGCCGCGCTGA
- a CDS encoding class I SAM-dependent methyltransferase — MRASGPQPIRLPFSDKYDHHHAAAYFDKHRDGIARRLSHLRDEQLARKALQLAGDPTLVLDLPCGAGRFWPLLAEQPNRVILAGDNSADMLAVARRSQAPEVVARVQTFQTSAFDIDLSERAVDSIFCMRLLHHIGEPAHRVAMLREFHRVTRDTVIVSLWVDGNYKAWKRARLERRRALAGARDLQNRFVTPARTIEAEFASAGFDILGHFDFLPLYAMWRVYVLRRVDK; from the coding sequence ATGCGCGCGTCCGGCCCGCAGCCGATCCGGCTGCCTTTTTCCGACAAGTACGACCACCACCACGCCGCCGCGTATTTCGACAAGCACCGCGACGGCATTGCGCGCCGGCTGTCCCACCTGCGCGACGAGCAGCTTGCCCGCAAGGCCTTGCAGCTCGCCGGCGATCCTACGCTCGTGCTCGATCTGCCGTGCGGCGCCGGCCGCTTCTGGCCGCTGCTCGCCGAGCAACCCAACCGCGTGATCCTCGCCGGCGACAATTCGGCCGACATGCTCGCGGTCGCGCGGCGCTCGCAGGCGCCCGAGGTCGTCGCACGGGTCCAGACCTTCCAGACTTCGGCCTTCGACATCGATCTGTCAGAGCGCGCGGTCGATTCCATCTTCTGCATGCGCCTGTTGCACCACATCGGCGAACCCGCGCACCGCGTGGCCATGTTGCGCGAATTCCATCGGGTCACCCGCGACACCGTGATCGTGTCGCTGTGGGTGGACGGCAACTACAAGGCCTGGAAACGTGCCCGCCTGGAACGTCGCCGCGCGCTGGCCGGCGCCCGCGACCTGCAGAACCGTTTCGTGACGCCGGCGCGGACGATAGAAGCGGAGTTCGCCAGCGCCGGCTTCGACATCCTGGGGCACTTCGACTTCCTGCCGCTGTATGCAATGTGGCGCGTCTACGTCCTGCGGCGGGTGGACAAATGA
- a CDS encoding RNA polymerase sigma factor, translating into MTGLLKDLPLASRVELSAFLAGVEKRAFKQAVWSLRDEEAALDAVQDAMLKLSSRYGDRPADELPMLFQRILQNVVLDMHRRLRVRRTWVSPLSSLQLEAEEDNDPLDTLAADCARTDRETPHAQFERKHLLGLLEREIARLPNRQREAFLLRYWEEMDIAETAAAMGCSEGSVKTHCSRATHTLAAALKARGVGL; encoded by the coding sequence ATGACCGGCCTTCTCAAGGACTTACCGCTGGCTTCCCGGGTCGAACTCTCCGCGTTTCTCGCAGGCGTTGAAAAGCGCGCGTTCAAGCAGGCCGTGTGGTCCTTGCGCGACGAGGAGGCCGCCCTCGATGCGGTCCAGGATGCAATGCTCAAGCTGTCGTCGCGCTACGGCGATCGACCGGCCGACGAGCTGCCGATGCTGTTCCAGCGCATTCTCCAGAACGTCGTGCTGGACATGCACCGTCGACTGCGCGTCCGTCGCACCTGGGTGTCCCCGCTCTCTTCGCTGCAACTTGAGGCCGAGGAGGATAACGATCCGCTCGACACGCTCGCGGCCGACTGCGCGCGTACCGACCGGGAGACGCCCCACGCGCAGTTCGAGCGCAAGCATCTGCTGGGTTTGCTCGAACGGGAAATCGCGCGCCTGCCGAACCGTCAACGGGAGGCTTTCCTGTTGCGTTACTGGGAGGAGATGGACATCGCCGAGACTGCTGCGGCGATGGGGTGTTCCGAAGGGAGCGTGAAGACGCACTGCTCGCGCGCCACGCACACGCTGGCGGCGGCATTGAAGGCAAGGGGGGTGGGGCTATGA
- the wrbA gene encoding NAD(P)H:quinone oxidoreductase, which produces MQEILVLYYSHRGSVRALAEALALGVHQVPGMAARVRTVPRVSTVCEAVESDVPADGPPYVEPADLQECVGLALGSPTRFGNMAAPVKYFLDGLAGPWVNGTLTGKPACVFTSTASQHGGQESTLLSMMVPLLHHGMLLLGLPYSEPALNATRSGGTPYGASHVAGVDGSAALTEDERTLAVALGRRLAETARRLGGAR; this is translated from the coding sequence ATGCAGGAAATCCTCGTGCTGTACTACAGCCACCGCGGTTCTGTCCGCGCACTGGCCGAAGCGCTCGCGCTCGGCGTTCATCAGGTGCCGGGCATGGCCGCGCGGGTGCGCACGGTGCCGCGCGTGTCCACCGTCTGCGAAGCGGTGGAAAGCGACGTCCCGGCGGACGGACCGCCCTACGTTGAGCCGGCGGACCTGCAGGAGTGCGTGGGTCTCGCGCTCGGCAGCCCGACGCGATTCGGCAACATGGCCGCCCCGGTGAAGTACTTTCTGGATGGTCTTGCCGGCCCGTGGGTGAATGGCACGCTCACCGGCAAGCCCGCCTGCGTCTTTACGTCCACCGCCAGCCAGCACGGCGGCCAGGAGTCGACGCTGTTGTCGATGATGGTGCCGCTGCTGCATCACGGCATGCTGCTGCTCGGCCTGCCGTATTCTGAACCGGCGCTCAATGCCACGCGCAGTGGCGGCACGCCCTACGGTGCCAGTCACGTTGCCGGGGTCGATGGCAGTGCGGCGCTCACCGAAGACGAGCGCACGCTGGCGGTGGCGCTCGGGCGTCGCCTGGCGGAAACCGCCCGTCGCCTTGGAGGTGCGCGATGA
- a CDS encoding 2-isopropylmalate synthase, with product MKDALIIFDTTLRDGEQSPGASMTRDEKLRIARQLERMRVDVIEAGFAAASNGDFESVRSIAEAIKESTVCSLARANENDIRRAGEAIRPAARGRIHTFIATSPIHMEKKLRMTPDQVVEQAVKAIGWAREYTDDIEFSAEDAGRSEIDFLCRIFDAVIKAGAKTINVPDTVGYNVPEQYAATLRTLIERVPNADKVIWSVHCHNDLGLAVSNSLAAVMAGARQVECTINGLGERAGNASLEEIVMAVRTRADVFPVSTNIDTTQIVPASKLVSQITGYPVQPNKAIVGANAFAHESGIHQDGVLKHRETYEIMRAEDVGWGANKLVLGKHSGRNAFRARLQELGIEIGSEEQLNHAFARFKELADKKHEIFDEDLHALMSDEAVTPEQEHFRLVATRFHSETGETPRAEVTLAIGGQETRSQAEGSGPVDAAFKAIESVAGSGSELLLYSVNAITTGTDAQGEVTVRLAKDGRVVNGQGADTDIIVASAKAYLNALNKLCGGSEKLNPQV from the coding sequence ATGAAAGACGCATTGATCATCTTCGATACCACCTTGCGCGACGGCGAACAGAGCCCGGGCGCCTCGATGACCCGCGACGAGAAGCTGCGCATCGCGCGCCAACTCGAACGCATGCGGGTCGACGTGATCGAGGCCGGCTTTGCGGCGGCCTCCAACGGCGACTTCGAGTCGGTGCGCTCGATCGCCGAGGCAATCAAGGAATCCACCGTCTGTTCGTTGGCGCGCGCCAACGAGAACGACATCCGCCGCGCCGGCGAGGCGATCCGCCCCGCCGCCCGCGGCCGCATCCACACCTTCATCGCGACCAGCCCGATCCACATGGAGAAGAAGCTGCGGATGACGCCGGACCAGGTGGTGGAACAAGCGGTGAAGGCGATCGGCTGGGCGCGCGAATACACCGATGACATCGAGTTCTCGGCCGAGGACGCGGGCCGCTCCGAGATCGACTTCCTGTGCCGCATCTTCGACGCGGTGATCAAGGCCGGTGCAAAGACGATCAACGTACCCGACACCGTGGGCTACAACGTCCCGGAGCAGTACGCCGCGACCCTGCGCACCCTGATCGAGCGCGTGCCGAACGCGGACAAGGTGATCTGGTCGGTGCACTGCCACAACGACCTCGGCCTCGCGGTATCGAATTCCCTCGCCGCCGTGATGGCGGGCGCGCGTCAGGTGGAATGCACGATCAACGGCCTGGGCGAACGCGCCGGCAACGCGTCGCTCGAAGAGATCGTCATGGCGGTGCGTACCCGGGCCGACGTGTTCCCGGTCAGCACCAACATCGACACCACGCAGATCGTCCCGGCATCCAAGCTGGTGTCGCAGATCACCGGCTACCCGGTGCAGCCGAACAAGGCCATCGTCGGCGCCAACGCCTTCGCGCACGAATCCGGCATCCACCAGGATGGCGTGCTCAAGCATCGTGAAACCTACGAGATCATGCGCGCCGAAGACGTGGGCTGGGGCGCGAACAAGCTCGTGCTCGGCAAGCACTCGGGGCGCAACGCGTTCCGCGCGCGCCTGCAGGAACTGGGTATCGAGATCGGCTCCGAAGAACAGCTCAACCATGCCTTCGCCCGCTTCAAGGAACTTGCCGACAAGAAGCACGAGATCTTCGACGAGGATCTCCACGCGCTGATGAGCGATGAGGCGGTGACGCCCGAGCAGGAGCATTTCCGTCTGGTGGCCACCCGCTTCCATTCGGAAACCGGCGAAACGCCGCGCGCCGAAGTCACGCTCGCGATCGGCGGCCAGGAAACGCGCAGCCAGGCGGAAGGTTCCGGACCGGTCGATGCGGCGTTCAAAGCGATCGAGTCGGTGGCCGGCAGCGGCAGCGAACTGCTGCTCTATTCGGTCAACGCAATCACCACCGGCACCGATGCGCAGGGCGAGGTGACCGTGCGCCTCGCCAAGGACGGCCGCGTGGTGAATGGCCAGGGCGCCGACACCGACATCATCGTCGCCTCGGCGAAGGCCTACCTCAACGCGCTCAACAAGCTCTGCGGCGGCTCGGAAAAACTCAACCCGCAAGTCTGA
- the pssA gene encoding CDP-diacylglycerol--serine O-phosphatidyltransferase, with protein sequence MDQPDQPPLIALEKRRRGIYILPNLFTTAALFAGFFAIVQAMNQRYEVAAVAIFVAMVLDSLDGRVARLTHTQSAFGAEYDSLSDMVSFGAAPALVVYEWALKDMGKLGWIAAFIYCAGAALRLARFNTNIGVVDKRYFQGLPSPAAAALIAGLVWVSIDNGVTGDDVRWYACILTIIAGVSMVSNVLFWSGKDLNLRKSVPFIVVIAPVMAFALVSSNPPVVLFALFLVYAASGYVMWAWRWSSRRRRQAVIRGRSGTDAAGH encoded by the coding sequence GTGGACCAACCTGATCAACCACCCCTGATCGCGCTCGAGAAGCGTCGCCGCGGCATCTACATCCTGCCCAACCTGTTCACCACTGCCGCGCTCTTCGCCGGCTTCTTCGCCATCGTGCAGGCGATGAACCAGCGTTACGAGGTGGCAGCGGTCGCGATCTTCGTCGCCATGGTGCTCGACAGCCTGGACGGCCGCGTCGCCCGCCTCACCCACACCCAGAGTGCGTTCGGCGCCGAGTACGACTCGCTGTCCGACATGGTGTCGTTCGGCGCCGCTCCGGCGCTGGTCGTGTACGAGTGGGCGCTGAAGGACATGGGCAAGCTCGGCTGGATCGCCGCGTTCATCTATTGCGCCGGTGCCGCGCTGCGCCTGGCGCGCTTCAACACCAACATCGGCGTGGTCGACAAACGCTACTTCCAGGGACTGCCCAGCCCGGCGGCGGCCGCGCTGATCGCCGGCCTGGTGTGGGTTTCGATCGACAACGGCGTCACCGGCGACGACGTCCGCTGGTACGCCTGCATCCTGACGATCATCGCCGGCGTTTCCATGGTCAGCAACGTGCTGTTCTGGAGCGGCAAGGACCTCAACCTGCGCAAGAGCGTGCCCTTCATCGTCGTCATCGCGCCGGTCATGGCCTTCGCCCTGGTGTCGAGCAACCCGCCGGTGGTGCTGTTCGCGCTGTTCCTGGTGTATGCGGCCTCGGGCTACGTCATGTGGGCGTGGCGCTGGAGCAGTCGCCGCCGCCGTCAGGCAGTCATTCGCGGCCGCAGCGGCACCGATGCCGCGGGCCACTGA
- a CDS encoding sensor histidine kinase: MRVERSLARRIVVAFTLMTCVVAGLFSAGVVTAISLAEDQLVTEAMDRQLDFVIESGEGAASLRLSAGLYLYRSGAPTDPPLPEWLRDLEPGFHEVIRDDVEYETLVRDQDGLRYVLLLDQEDFESRERTTFTTVWAGFALSVAAAFAIGVTTARRVIAPVIRLAGQVQHRDQLLPLAPPLAPDYADDEVGQLARAFDNTLGQLRQALQRETLFTSDVSHELRTPLMAIASTCELLLEELPAGTRAHEQLRRLQHGCEEMRELVETFLCLARGNGRKGAGVAHAGLRTIAEEQAGRWQEEARLRGLTLRLEDQLTTDGAYPAPLLRAVMSNLLRNALHYTDQGGVRLILEDGAFSVVDSGAGIPESERLSIFQPFVRGGHSRGDGIGLGLSLVQRICQQQGWSITLAEAEGGGCHFRVGLAPPGLTEI, translated from the coding sequence ATGAGGGTTGAGCGCAGCCTCGCGCGCCGCATCGTCGTCGCGTTCACGCTGATGACCTGCGTCGTCGCCGGACTCTTTTCCGCCGGCGTCGTCACCGCGATCAGCCTTGCCGAAGACCAGCTCGTCACCGAAGCGATGGACAGGCAGCTGGACTTCGTGATCGAGAGCGGTGAAGGCGCGGCGTCGCTGCGGCTCAGCGCCGGGCTCTACCTCTACCGCAGCGGCGCGCCGACCGATCCGCCCCTGCCGGAATGGCTGCGGGACCTGGAGCCGGGCTTTCACGAAGTCATCCGCGATGACGTCGAATACGAGACCCTGGTGCGTGACCAGGACGGGCTGCGCTACGTACTGCTGCTCGACCAGGAGGATTTCGAAAGCCGCGAACGCACCACCTTCACCACCGTGTGGGCAGGCTTTGCGCTGAGCGTGGCGGCCGCCTTCGCGATCGGCGTGACCACCGCGCGCCGCGTCATCGCCCCGGTAATCCGGCTCGCCGGACAGGTGCAGCACCGCGACCAGCTGCTGCCGCTCGCGCCGCCGCTCGCGCCCGACTACGCGGACGACGAGGTCGGCCAGCTTGCGCGCGCTTTCGACAACACGCTGGGCCAGCTGCGCCAGGCGCTGCAGCGCGAAACGCTGTTCACCAGCGACGTCAGCCACGAGTTGCGCACGCCCTTGATGGCCATCGCCAGCACCTGCGAGCTGCTGCTCGAAGAACTGCCCGCGGGCACCCGCGCCCACGAGCAGTTGCGCCGCCTGCAGCACGGTTGCGAGGAAATGCGCGAACTCGTCGAAACCTTCCTGTGCCTTGCCCGCGGCAACGGCAGGAAAGGTGCAGGGGTCGCGCACGCCGGGCTGCGCACGATCGCCGAGGAGCAGGCTGGGCGCTGGCAGGAGGAGGCGCGCTTGCGCGGCCTCACGCTGCGGCTCGAGGACCAGCTGACCACCGACGGCGCCTATCCCGCTCCCTTGCTGCGCGCGGTAATGTCCAACCTGCTGCGCAACGCACTGCACTACACCGACCAGGGCGGCGTCCGCCTGATCCTCGAGGACGGCGCCTTCAGCGTGGTGGACAGCGGCGCCGGCATCCCGGAGTCCGAACGGCTGAGCATCTTCCAGCCCTTTGTCCGGGGCGGCCACAGCCGCGGCGACGGCATCGGACTCGGCCTGTCGCTGGTGCAGCGGATCTGCCAACAGCAGGGCTGGTCGATCACGCTCGCCGAAGCGGAGGGCGGCGGCTGTCACTTCCGGGTCGGTCTGGCCCCGCCCGGCCTCACGGAAATTTGA
- the ilvN gene encoding acetolactate synthase small subunit — protein sequence MRHVISLLIENESGALSRVSGLFSARGYNIESLTVAPTEDASMSRMTIVTTGSDDIIEQITKQLNKLVEVVKVVDISEAAHIERELMLIKVRATGKDREEMKRTADIFRARIIDVTDASYVIELTGNQSKLDAFIGAIDPALILETVRSGVCGIGRGDRVLKL from the coding sequence ATGCGTCACGTCATTTCCCTGCTGATCGAAAACGAATCCGGCGCGCTGTCGCGCGTCTCCGGCCTGTTCTCCGCGCGCGGCTACAACATCGAGTCGCTCACGGTGGCGCCGACCGAAGACGCCTCGATGTCGCGCATGACCATCGTCACCACCGGCTCCGACGACATCATCGAGCAGATCACCAAGCAGCTGAACAAGCTCGTCGAGGTAGTCAAGGTGGTCGACATCTCGGAAGCCGCCCACATCGAGCGCGAGCTGATGCTGATCAAGGTCCGCGCCACCGGCAAGGACCGCGAGGAGATGAAGCGCACCGCCGACATCTTCCGCGCCCGCATCATCGACGTGACCGACGCGTCCTACGTCATCGAGCTGACCGGCAATCAGTCCAAGCTCGACGCCTTCATCGGCGCGATCGACCCGGCGCTGATCCTCGAAACCGTACGTTCGGGCGTATGCGGCATCGGCCGCGGCGACCGCGTGCTCAAGCTCTGA
- a CDS encoding acetolactate synthase 3 catalytic subunit — MVLTGAEIVIRCLQEEKVEYVFGYPGGAVLYIYDALFQQEQVRHVLVRHEQAAVHAADGFARSTEKVGVALVTSGPGATNAVTGIATAFCDSIPMVIISGQVPTAAIGQDAFQEVDTVGITRPCVKHNFLVKDVRDIAATIKKAFYLAKTGRPGPVLVDIPKDITIAKCDFEYPKEISMRSYSPVVKGHQGQIKKAVQLLLEAKRPMIYTGGGVVLANAAEQLTKLTRLLGFPVTNTLMGLGGYPASDRQYLGMPGMHGTYEANMAMHYSDVLLAVGARFDDRVIGNPANFAEEPRKIIHIDIDPSSISKRVKVDVPIVGDLKDVLDEMIRQLEAAPTRPDASNLAAWWKQVEDWRSRKCMEYKNSDEIIKPQFVVQKLWEVTGGDAIVTSDVGQHQMWASQYYRFDKPRRWLNSGGLGTMGVGLPYAMGAQFAHPDMPVACVTGEASIQMCIQELSTCKQFRLPIKICNLNNRYLGMVRQWQQLFHGGRYSESYMDSLPDFAKLASAYGHVGIRVDKPADVEGALREAFTTHKNDLVFLDFQVDPTENVYPMVQGGKGLTEMILSAEDL; from the coding sequence ATGGTGCTGACCGGAGCAGAAATTGTAATCAGGTGTCTGCAGGAAGAAAAGGTCGAATACGTGTTCGGCTACCCCGGCGGCGCCGTGCTCTACATCTACGACGCGCTCTTCCAGCAGGAACAGGTCCGCCACGTTCTCGTCCGCCACGAACAGGCCGCTGTGCACGCCGCCGACGGCTTCGCGCGCAGCACCGAAAAGGTCGGCGTCGCGCTGGTCACCTCCGGTCCGGGTGCCACCAATGCCGTCACCGGCATCGCAACCGCGTTCTGCGACTCGATCCCGATGGTCATCATCTCCGGCCAGGTGCCCACGGCGGCAATCGGCCAGGATGCCTTCCAGGAAGTGGACACCGTCGGCATCACCCGCCCCTGTGTGAAGCACAACTTCCTGGTGAAGGACGTGCGCGACATCGCCGCCACCATCAAGAAGGCCTTCTACCTCGCCAAGACCGGCCGTCCCGGTCCGGTGCTGGTCGACATCCCCAAGGACATCACCATCGCCAAGTGCGACTTCGAGTATCCGAAGGAAATCTCGATGCGCTCGTACAGCCCGGTGGTCAAGGGCCACCAGGGCCAGATCAAGAAGGCGGTGCAGCTGCTGCTCGAAGCCAAGCGCCCGATGATCTATACCGGCGGCGGCGTGGTGCTGGCCAATGCGGCCGAACAACTCACCAAGCTCACCCGCCTGCTCGGGTTCCCGGTCACCAACACGCTGATGGGCCTGGGCGGCTATCCCGCCTCCGATCGCCAGTACCTCGGCATGCCGGGCATGCACGGCACCTACGAAGCCAACATGGCGATGCACTACAGCGACGTGCTGCTCGCCGTCGGCGCCCGCTTCGACGACCGCGTGATCGGCAACCCGGCCAATTTCGCCGAAGAGCCGCGCAAGATCATCCACATCGACATCGACCCCTCGTCGATCTCCAAGCGCGTCAAGGTGGACGTGCCCATCGTCGGCGACCTCAAGGACGTGCTCGACGAGATGATCCGCCAGCTCGAAGCTGCGCCCACCCGCCCGGACGCGAGCAATCTCGCCGCGTGGTGGAAGCAGGTCGAGGACTGGCGCAGCCGCAAGTGCATGGAATACAAGAACTCGGACGAGATCATCAAGCCGCAGTTCGTGGTCCAGAAGCTGTGGGAAGTGACCGGCGGCGACGCCATCGTCACCTCCGACGTCGGCCAGCACCAGATGTGGGCCTCGCAGTACTACCGCTTCGACAAGCCGCGCCGCTGGCTCAACTCCGGCGGCCTCGGCACCATGGGCGTCGGCCTGCCCTATGCCATGGGCGCCCAGTTCGCCCATCCGGACATGCCGGTTGCCTGCGTCACCGGCGAGGCCTCGATCCAGATGTGCATCCAGGAACTGTCCACCTGCAAGCAGTTCCGCCTGCCGATCAAGATCTGCAACCTCAACAACCGCTACCTCGGCATGGTCCGGCAGTGGCAGCAGCTCTTCCACGGCGGTCGCTACTCCGAGTCCTACATGGATTCGCTGCCGGACTTCGCCAAGCTGGCCTCGGCCTACGGCCACGTCGGCATCCGCGTGGACAAGCCCGCGGACGTGGAAGGCGCGCTGCGCGAAGCCTTCACGACGCACAAGAACGACCTCGTCTTCCTCGATTTCCAGGTGGATCCGACCGAGAACGTCTATCCGATGGTGCAGGGTGGCAAGGGCCTGACCGAGATGATCCTCTCGGCCGAAGACCTGTAA
- the ilvC gene encoding ketol-acid reductoisomerase — protein sequence MKVYYDKDADLSLIKGKKVTIVGYGSQGHAHAQNLNDSGVKVTVAVRKGGASWDKAKAAGLKVEEIAKAVKTADLVMILLPDENIPQVYKEEVEPNIKKGATLAFAHGFNVHYNQVVPREDLDVIMVAPKGPGHTVRSEYLRGGGVPSLIAVYQDKSGKAKDIALSYAAANGGTKGGVIETNFKEETETDLFGEQAVLCGGAVELVKMGFETLTEAGYAPEMAYFECLHELKLIVDLMYEGGIANMNYSISNNAEYGEYVTGPEVINAQSREAMRNALKRIQTGEYAKMFIQEGKTNYPSMTARRRLNAEHPIEQVGGQLRDMMPWIKAKALVDKSKN from the coding sequence ATGAAAGTCTATTACGACAAGGACGCCGATCTCTCCCTGATCAAGGGCAAGAAGGTCACCATCGTCGGCTACGGCTCGCAGGGCCACGCCCACGCGCAGAACCTGAACGACTCCGGCGTCAAGGTCACCGTCGCCGTGCGCAAGGGTGGCGCGTCGTGGGACAAGGCCAAGGCCGCCGGCCTCAAGGTCGAGGAAATCGCCAAGGCCGTGAAGACCGCCGACCTGGTCATGATCCTGCTGCCGGACGAGAACATCCCGCAGGTCTACAAGGAAGAAGTCGAGCCCAACATCAAGAAGGGCGCCACCCTGGCCTTCGCCCACGGCTTCAACGTGCATTACAACCAGGTCGTGCCGCGTGAAGATCTGGACGTGATCATGGTCGCCCCGAAGGGCCCCGGCCACACCGTGCGCTCGGAGTACCTGCGCGGAGGCGGCGTGCCGTCGCTGATCGCGGTCTACCAGGACAAGTCCGGCAAGGCCAAGGACATCGCGCTGTCGTACGCGGCGGCCAACGGCGGCACCAAGGGCGGCGTGATCGAGACCAACTTCAAGGAAGAGACCGAGACCGACCTCTTCGGCGAACAGGCCGTGCTGTGCGGTGGCGCGGTGGAACTGGTCAAGATGGGCTTCGAAACCCTGACCGAAGCCGGCTACGCGCCGGAAATGGCCTACTTCGAGTGCCTGCACGAACTCAAGCTGATCGTCGACCTGATGTACGAAGGCGGCATTGCCAACATGAACTACTCCATCTCCAACAACGCGGAGTATGGCGAGTACGTGACCGGCCCCGAAGTCATCAACGCCCAGTCGCGTGAAGCGATGCGCAACGCGCTCAAGCGCATCCAGACTGGCGAATACGCCAAGATGTTCATCCAGGAAGGCAAGACCAACTACCCGAGCATGACCGCGCGTCGTCGCCTCAATGCCGAGCACCCGATCGAGCAGGTCGGCGGCCAGCTGCGTGACATGATGCCGTGGATCAAGGCCAAGGCCCTGGTCGACAAGTCCAAGAACTAA
- a CDS encoding lipopolysaccharide kinase InaA family protein, whose amino-acid sequence MSGTLTTSYTYVAPTRSDFEAWWALPGEFVEPPNERRGGWSGVVRSQWQGEQCYVKRQRNHQCRGALHPFGWPTASREHFYLRRVKALGIAVPEVLYHGVRRDFGGIDAVLATKALTGFVPLPSIGRLDAATRRRLAIDLGDLLGRMHRARLQHGCLYDKHIMVRLNGGQPELALLDLEKMRYRITRRAAAERDLSQLRRHQQLWNDAEWRMLEEAHAARLARG is encoded by the coding sequence ATGAGCGGCACGCTGACGACGTCCTACACCTACGTCGCCCCGACGCGTTCGGACTTCGAAGCGTGGTGGGCCCTGCCGGGAGAGTTCGTCGAACCGCCCAACGAGCGTCGCGGCGGCTGGAGCGGCGTGGTGCGCAGCCAATGGCAGGGCGAACAGTGCTATGTGAAGCGGCAACGCAACCACCAGTGCCGCGGCGCCCTCCATCCTTTCGGTTGGCCCACCGCCAGTCGCGAACATTTCTATCTCCGCCGGGTGAAAGCGCTCGGAATCGCGGTGCCGGAAGTGCTGTATCACGGCGTCCGCCGCGACTTCGGCGGCATCGATGCGGTGCTGGCCACCAAGGCCCTGACCGGCTTCGTGCCGCTGCCCTCGATCGGCCGGCTCGACGCCGCGACACGACGCCGGCTCGCCATCGATCTCGGCGACCTGCTCGGCCGCATGCACCGCGCACGCCTGCAGCACGGCTGCCTCTACGACAAGCACATCATGGTCCGTCTGAACGGCGGGCAGCCCGAACTGGCGCTGCTGGACCTGGAGAAGATGCGCTACCGGATCACCCGTCGCGCCGCCGCGGAACGGGACCTGAGCCAGTTGCGCCGGCATCAGCAGCTGTGGAATGACGCCGAGTGGCGGATGCTGGAAGAGGCCCACGCCGCGCGCCTGGCCCGCGGCTGA
- a CDS encoding response regulator transcription factor has translation MNTRLLIVEDNRDILANLADYLTLKGYEVDCAQDGLTGLHLAATHHFDLIVLDVMLPGMDGFTLCKRLREGERSDTPIIMLTARDALDDRLIGFSAGADDYLTKPFALSELVARIEAVLKRSRGGGRRRLRVGDLDYDLDTLEVTRAGQALHLGPIGLKLLAVLMQKSPAVVRREALETALWGDEPPDSDSLRSHIHALRQQIDKPFPTPLLHTVHGVGFRLAAHEG, from the coding sequence ATGAACACGCGCCTGCTGATCGTCGAGGACAACCGCGACATCCTCGCCAACCTGGCCGATTACCTGACGCTGAAAGGCTATGAGGTGGATTGCGCGCAGGATGGGCTGACCGGCCTGCACCTCGCCGCCACCCACCATTTCGACCTGATCGTGCTCGACGTGATGCTGCCCGGCATGGATGGCTTCACGCTGTGCAAGCGCCTGCGCGAAGGCGAACGCAGCGACACGCCCATCATCATGCTGACGGCGCGCGATGCGCTCGACGACCGCCTGATCGGTTTCTCCGCCGGGGCCGACGACTACCTGACCAAGCCGTTCGCGCTGTCCGAACTGGTCGCGCGCATCGAGGCCGTGCTCAAGCGCAGCCGCGGTGGCGGCCGGCGGCGGCTGCGCGTGGGTGACCTCGACTACGATCTCGATACGCTCGAAGTGACCCGCGCCGGACAAGCGCTGCATCTGGGCCCGATCGGCCTCAAGCTGCTCGCGGTACTGATGCAGAAGAGCCCTGCGGTGGTGCGCCGCGAAGCGCTCGAAACCGCGTTGTGGGGCGATGAGCCGCCCGACAGCGACAGCCTGCGCAGCCACATCCACGCCCTGCGGCAACAGATCGACAAGCCCTTCCCGACCCCCCTGCTCCATACGGTGCATGGCGTTGGCTTCCGCCTTGCCGCGCATGAGGGTTGA